From Novosphingobium decolorationis, one genomic window encodes:
- a CDS encoding response regulator yields the protein MSSILTVDDSASVRMAIRIALSGAGHSVAEAADGSEGLGKARMAKYDLIITDLNMPRMNGLEMIREIRKLPIQAGTPIIFLTTESADNLKSQAKAAGATGWLVKPFVPDHLLKVARKVLGG from the coding sequence ATGAGCAGCATCCTCACCGTCGATGATTCCGCCAGCGTGCGCATGGCCATCCGCATCGCGCTTTCGGGCGCGGGGCACTCGGTGGCCGAAGCCGCCGATGGCAGCGAAGGCCTGGGCAAGGCGCGCATGGCCAAGTACGACCTTATCATCACCGACCTCAACATGCCGCGCATGAACGGGCTGGAGATGATCCGCGAGATCCGCAAGCTGCCGATCCAGGCGGGCACCCCGATCATCTTCCTCACCACCGAATCCGCCGACAACCTCAAGAGCCAGGCCAAGGCGGCGGGCGCGACCGGATGGCTGGTCAAGCCCTTCGTCCCCGACCACCTCCTCAAGGTCGCGCGCAAGGTGCTGGGCGGATGA
- a CDS encoding chemotaxis protein CheW, with the protein MPQSSPKPETEVDGATAWDANGQLEVLTFEVGDERLAVEAVTIREILDLLPETPVPGAHALVGSVINFRGKIIPIADLRIAFGMPLEEPTPDSRIVVIEIELDGEETQIGLRTDKVNEVTLLERTTSAPPPVLGMRWRRTYARELARQGEAVIVLPDLPAIFASLSHPQGLGGGETSMGHAA; encoded by the coding sequence ATGCCCCAATCCAGCCCCAAACCCGAGACCGAGGTCGATGGCGCGACCGCCTGGGACGCGAACGGCCAGCTTGAGGTTCTCACCTTCGAGGTCGGCGACGAACGTCTGGCCGTCGAGGCCGTGACCATCCGCGAGATCCTCGATCTCCTGCCCGAGACCCCGGTGCCCGGCGCCCACGCGCTGGTTGGCAGCGTGATCAACTTTCGCGGCAAGATCATCCCCATCGCCGACCTGCGCATTGCCTTTGGCATGCCGCTGGAGGAGCCCACGCCCGACAGCCGCATCGTCGTCATCGAGATCGAGCTCGACGGCGAGGAAACGCAGATCGGCCTGCGCACCGACAAGGTCAACGAGGTAACCCTTCTGGAGCGCACGACTTCGGCCCCGCCCCCGGTGCTGGGTATGCGCTGGCGCCGCACCTACGCGCGCGAGCTGGCGCGCCAGGGCGAGGCCGTGATCGTCCTGCCCGACCTTCCCGCCATCTTTGCCTCGCTCTCCCATCCCCAGGGCCTGGGCGGCGGCGAGACCTCCATGGGACACGCCGCATGA
- a CDS encoding chemotaxis protein CheW — translation MNAANELQVVEFGMGGDVFAVPVAIVREILDYAPPSPVPNGPAYFLGLTDVRGQGVATLDLRRRLGFPPAEASLATRILILDLAQQGSALTLGVVVDRVLSVTSFETAAIETPPEIGVAWSSDYLLGVVRREGGFILLVDIAAIFTGTEAASLALSALAPTGT, via the coding sequence ATGAACGCTGCCAACGAACTCCAGGTCGTCGAATTCGGCATGGGCGGGGACGTCTTTGCCGTGCCTGTGGCCATCGTGCGCGAGATCCTCGACTACGCCCCGCCCTCGCCCGTGCCCAATGGTCCGGCCTATTTCCTGGGCCTGACCGACGTGCGCGGCCAGGGGGTCGCCACACTCGACCTGCGCCGCCGGCTGGGCTTTCCGCCCGCCGAGGCTTCGCTTGCCACGCGCATCCTCATTCTCGACCTGGCGCAGCAGGGCAGTGCCCTGACGCTGGGCGTGGTTGTCGACCGGGTGCTCAGCGTCACCAGTTTCGAGACCGCCGCGATAGAGACGCCCCCCGAAATCGGGGTCGCCTGGAGCAGCGACTATCTCCTGGGCGTCGTGCGCCGCGAGGGCGGCTTCATCCTCCTCGTCGACATCGCCGCCATCTTCACCGGGACCGAGGCGGCAAGCCTCGCCCTTTCCGCCCTGGCGCCCACCGGCACCTGA
- a CDS encoding Gfo/Idh/MocA family protein, which translates to MAASDIAPASSPVRMGLVGGGPGSFIGPVHAMAARLDGRIQLVAGAFSRDAARSREAAIGYGVAPERGYPSLDAMLAAEAQREDGIEFITIATPNAHHAVAAKAAIAAGVAVMSDKPMTATLDEAREIVAMLKHNPVPFGLTYTYSGYPLVREMRARIASGAIGTLRKVVVEYNQGWLAGDANGKQAEWRVDPRTAGLGGCIADIGVHAFQLAEFVTGTRVAQINADLGAVVPGRVLDDDCQMFLRFAGGARGLLMASQVMTGEGNDLAIRVYGDKGGMRWNQENPNQLTVLKAEGGMEIVRAGDPSLGTAAQASSRLPGGHPEGLLEALANLYTDFAGHLRGAPDTLVPSADEGLRGMALIATAVAASRDNAGWVDLAV; encoded by the coding sequence ATGGCCGCATCCGACATTGCCCCTGCTTCTTCGCCCGTGCGCATGGGACTCGTCGGGGGCGGGCCCGGCTCGTTCATCGGCCCGGTCCATGCCATGGCCGCGCGCCTTGATGGCCGCATCCAGCTTGTCGCCGGGGCCTTCAGCCGCGATGCCGCGCGCTCGCGCGAGGCCGCGATCGGCTACGGCGTGGCGCCCGAGCGCGGCTACCCCTCGCTCGACGCGATGCTCGCCGCCGAAGCGCAGCGCGAGGACGGCATCGAGTTCATCACCATCGCGACGCCCAATGCCCACCACGCCGTCGCGGCGAAGGCCGCCATCGCCGCGGGCGTTGCCGTGATGAGCGACAAGCCGATGACCGCGACACTGGACGAGGCGCGCGAGATCGTGGCGATGCTCAAGCACAACCCGGTCCCCTTCGGGCTTACCTATACCTATTCGGGCTACCCCCTCGTGCGCGAGATGCGCGCCCGGATCGCAAGCGGCGCTATCGGAACGCTGCGCAAGGTCGTGGTGGAGTACAACCAGGGCTGGCTCGCCGGGGATGCGAACGGCAAGCAGGCCGAGTGGCGCGTCGATCCCCGGACCGCAGGGCTTGGCGGCTGCATAGCCGACATCGGTGTCCACGCCTTCCAGCTCGCCGAATTCGTGACCGGCACGCGGGTCGCACAGATCAACGCGGACCTGGGCGCCGTGGTGCCCGGCCGCGTGCTCGACGATGACTGCCAGATGTTCCTGCGCTTTGCAGGGGGCGCGCGCGGGCTCCTCATGGCCTCGCAGGTGATGACCGGGGAAGGCAATGACCTCGCCATCCGCGTCTACGGCGACAAGGGCGGGATGCGCTGGAACCAGGAGAACCCCAACCAGCTCACCGTGCTGAAGGCCGAGGGCGGCATGGAAATCGTGCGCGCGGGCGATCCGTCGCTGGGCACGGCCGCGCAGGCCAGCTCGCGCCTTCCCGGCGGTCATCCCGAAGGCCTGCTCGAAGCGCTCGCCAACCTCTACACCGACTTTGCCGGGCACCTGCGCGGCGCGCCCGATACGCTGGTGCCGAGCGCCGATGAAGGCCTGCGCGGCATGGCCCTCATCGCCACCGCCGTGGCCGCCAGCCGCGATAACGCGGGCTGGGTCGACCTTGCCGTCTGA
- a CDS encoding CheR family methyltransferase, translating into MNDAAFVPFENPAAGDTISPAQFKGLAALIREHTGINLAPAKRTMLEGRLRRCAREGGHATLGAYCKWILSQDHGADEIENLINAVTTNKTDFFREPRHFDYLTETILPQLLESGRREVRCWSAACSTGAEPYTIAMLLDAFAQRNSGFEYSILATDLDTRVLSTAIRGIYPREMVDPVPATLRKAYVMDAKDPRRGEIRIAPALRRKIAFGRLNLMDRHYAIGEPVDMIFCRNVLIYFDRPTQEAVVNRLCDQLRPGGYLFLGHSESISGFQHNLTAASGTVFQRN; encoded by the coding sequence ATGAACGACGCTGCCTTCGTCCCCTTCGAGAACCCCGCGGCCGGGGACACCATCTCCCCGGCCCAGTTCAAGGGCCTTGCCGCCCTCATTCGCGAGCACACCGGGATCAACCTGGCACCGGCCAAGCGCACCATGCTGGAGGGACGGCTGCGCCGCTGCGCGCGCGAAGGGGGCCACGCGACCCTGGGCGCCTATTGCAAGTGGATCCTCTCGCAGGATCATGGCGCGGACGAGATCGAGAACCTCATCAACGCGGTCACCACCAACAAGACCGACTTCTTCCGCGAGCCACGCCATTTCGACTACCTGACCGAAACCATCCTGCCCCAGTTGCTCGAGAGCGGTCGCCGGGAGGTGCGCTGCTGGAGCGCGGCCTGCTCGACAGGGGCGGAACCCTACACCATCGCCATGCTGCTCGACGCCTTTGCCCAGCGCAATTCCGGTTTCGAGTACTCGATCCTCGCCACTGACCTCGACACGCGTGTCCTCTCCACCGCGATCCGGGGCATCTACCCGCGCGAGATGGTGGACCCCGTGCCCGCCACCTTGCGCAAGGCCTACGTCATGGACGCCAAGGACCCGCGCCGCGGCGAAATCCGCATCGCGCCTGCCCTGCGCCGCAAGATCGCGTTCGGCCGCCTCAACCTCATGGACCGACACTACGCCATCGGCGAGCCGGTCGACATGATCTTCTGCCGCAACGTGCTCATCTACTTCGACCGCCCCACGCAGGAGGCCGTGGTCAACCGCCTGTGCGACCAGCTGCGCCCCGGTGGCTACCTGTTCCTGGGCCATTCGGAATCGATCAGCGGATTCCAGCATAACCTGACGGCCGCATCCGGCACCGTCTTCCAGAGGAACTGA
- a CDS encoding STAS domain-containing protein, translated as MQISVGDTATIRTIQGLATRLLEGFAALGPGEELELDTSQLDEADLSFVQLIEAARIQGAQEGKPLRLAHPANTALAALLARGGLAACADSATLAFWFHGDAPQ; from the coding sequence ATGCAGATCAGCGTAGGCGATACCGCCACGATCCGGACCATCCAGGGCCTCGCGACGCGCCTTCTCGAAGGCTTCGCCGCGCTTGGCCCGGGTGAGGAACTCGAACTCGATACATCGCAGCTGGACGAGGCCGATCTCAGCTTCGTGCAGTTGATCGAGGCCGCGCGCATCCAGGGCGCGCAGGAGGGCAAGCCCCTTCGCCTTGCGCACCCCGCCAATACCGCCCTCGCCGCGCTCCTCGCGCGCGGAGGCCTCGCCGCGTGCGCGGACAGCGCCACCCTTGCCTTCTGGTTCCACGGAGACGCCCCGCAATGA
- a CDS encoding IS5 family transposase, with the protein MWTPATRVQHTRVSKRYQTDLSDAEWALIATFVPEARTTGRRRQWPMREIVNAIFYVLRGGIAWRLLPKDFPPWQTVYRWFARFRDECLFERINHALVALDRERAGRDASPSGAIIDSQSVKTTESGGPRGYDAGKKIKGRKRHALVDTDGRPLLVEPHTADVQDRDGGGALLQISRGLFPFIEKVWADGGYNHHRVTEATRITVEIVSKIAGQSGFVVLPRRWVVERFFAWVNRNRRLAKDVEATLKSAAAFLYAAAAMLMLRRLARSA; encoded by the coding sequence ATGTGGACCCCAGCCACCCGCGTGCAGCATACGCGTGTTTCGAAGCGTTACCAGACGGATTTGAGCGATGCCGAGTGGGCGCTGATCGCGACATTTGTTCCCGAGGCGCGCACGACGGGGCGGCGACGGCAATGGCCAATGCGCGAAATCGTGAACGCCATCTTCTACGTTCTGCGCGGCGGGATTGCATGGCGGTTGCTGCCCAAGGACTTCCCGCCGTGGCAGACGGTCTACCGCTGGTTTGCCCGGTTTCGTGACGAATGCCTGTTCGAGCGGATCAACCATGCGCTGGTCGCGCTCGATCGCGAGCGAGCCGGAAGGGACGCCTCGCCAAGCGGAGCCATCATCGACAGTCAGAGCGTCAAGACCACCGAGAGCGGCGGACCGCGCGGCTACGATGCTGGCAAGAAGATCAAAGGTCGCAAGCGCCATGCTCTGGTCGATACTGACGGCAGGCCGCTGCTTGTCGAGCCGCACACCGCCGATGTCCAGGATCGTGATGGCGGCGGCGCGTTGCTGCAAATCTCGCGCGGCCTCTTCCCGTTCATCGAGAAGGTCTGGGCCGATGGCGGCTATAACCATCACCGTGTCACCGAGGCGACCCGCATCACCGTCGAGATAGTCAGCAAGATCGCCGGGCAGTCCGGCTTCGTCGTCCTCCCTCGGCGCTGGGTGGTCGAGCGGTTCTTCGCTTGGGTCAATCGAAACCGCCGTCTGGCCAAGGACGTGGAAGCCACCCTCAAATCCGCCGCAGCCTTCCTCTACGCCGCCGCCGCCATGCTCATGCTACGCCGTTTGGCTCGGTCAGCGTGA
- a CDS encoding chemotaxis protein CheA, with product MSEQDPAAAFRIEAADLLDATEQALLDLTHDLASRDLVDTVFRGMHTLKGSGAMFGFDALAAFTHHCETAFDKVRKGVVQASAELVAITLGAMDHMRTLVDLEGDDPALEEAGNAILERLHTALGSAPEAGGEAPPAAQPLPTANATAAPGGWHIVFRLPAEAMANGTNPLILLDEMRELGDAEVRVLTDTVPPLDELDPTLCYLGWDVTLKGPATREDIEDVFIFVMDDMDLSIEALESEAPPAAGAVQAAASAKAAAPAESPRSPAPRSARAAEESVRVPAGRLDVLMDRVGELVIVQSRLAQLAESGLRGPAGELALRSISEEVERLASELRDTTMVLRMVPIAALFGRFRRLVHDLAHETGKEIELVTEGESTEIDKTVSEQLADPIVHLIRNACDHGLETPEERGQAGKATTGRIRLSAEQAGGEVLITITDDGRGINRQRVRAKAEANGLLQPGQVVPDSELLQMIFHPGFSTAEQVTNLSGRGVGMDVVKRTIEALRGTIDMTSEPGKGSTITLRIPLTLAIIEGLLVRVGQGNYVIPLAAVEECIELSLEEDIRTRGRSMISLRGRLVPFLRLREVFQTGTRPDPYQKIVVIGTGGERVGLVVDQIIGSHQTVIKSLSGLHRRLPSFSGATILGDGGVALILDIVQLVALGQQQEERLRAAG from the coding sequence ATGAGCGAACAGGACCCCGCCGCCGCCTTCCGCATCGAGGCGGCCGACCTGCTCGATGCAACCGAGCAGGCGCTTCTCGACCTGACCCACGACCTTGCCAGCCGCGACCTCGTCGACACGGTGTTTCGCGGGATGCATACGCTCAAGGGCTCGGGCGCGATGTTCGGCTTCGACGCGCTCGCGGCCTTCACCCACCATTGCGAGACCGCCTTCGACAAGGTGCGCAAGGGGGTCGTCCAGGCCAGCGCCGAACTCGTCGCGATCACGCTGGGGGCGATGGACCACATGCGCACCCTCGTCGACCTCGAGGGCGACGATCCCGCGCTGGAAGAAGCCGGAAACGCGATCCTCGAGCGCCTGCACACCGCGCTCGGCTCCGCGCCCGAAGCGGGCGGAGAGGCGCCCCCTGCCGCGCAGCCCCTGCCCACGGCGAACGCCACGGCCGCCCCCGGCGGTTGGCACATCGTCTTCCGCCTGCCCGCCGAGGCCATGGCGAACGGCACCAATCCGCTCATCCTCCTCGATGAAATGCGCGAGTTGGGGGACGCCGAGGTGCGCGTCCTGACCGACACCGTTCCCCCGCTCGACGAGCTCGACCCGACCCTGTGCTATCTGGGCTGGGACGTCACGCTGAAAGGCCCCGCCACACGCGAGGACATCGAGGACGTCTTCATCTTCGTGATGGACGACATGGACCTCTCCATCGAGGCGCTCGAGAGCGAGGCTCCTCCGGCTGCCGGAGCGGTGCAGGCGGCCGCCTCGGCCAAGGCAGCCGCCCCCGCCGAGAGCCCGCGCAGCCCGGCCCCGCGCAGCGCGCGCGCCGCCGAGGAAAGCGTGCGCGTGCCCGCAGGCCGGCTCGACGTCCTGATGGACCGGGTGGGCGAACTCGTGATCGTCCAGAGCCGCCTTGCCCAGCTCGCCGAAAGCGGCCTGCGCGGCCCGGCAGGCGAACTGGCGCTGCGCTCGATCTCCGAGGAAGTCGAGCGCCTCGCCAGCGAACTGCGCGACACCACGATGGTCCTGCGCATGGTGCCCATCGCGGCGCTCTTCGGGCGCTTCCGGCGCCTTGTCCACGACCTTGCCCACGAGACCGGCAAGGAGATCGAACTGGTCACCGAGGGCGAAAGCACCGAGATCGACAAGACCGTCTCCGAGCAGCTGGCCGATCCGATCGTCCACCTGATCCGCAACGCCTGCGACCATGGCCTGGAGACGCCCGAGGAGCGCGGCCAGGCCGGCAAGGCCACGACCGGGCGCATCCGCCTCAGCGCCGAGCAGGCGGGCGGCGAAGTGCTCATCACCATCACCGACGACGGGCGCGGCATCAACCGCCAGCGCGTGCGGGCCAAGGCCGAGGCCAACGGACTGCTCCAGCCCGGCCAGGTCGTGCCCGACAGCGAACTCTTGCAGATGATCTTTCACCCCGGCTTCTCCACCGCCGAGCAGGTCACCAACCTGTCCGGGCGGGGCGTGGGCATGGACGTGGTCAAGCGCACCATCGAGGCGCTGCGCGGCACCATCGACATGACCAGCGAGCCGGGCAAGGGATCGACCATCACCCTGCGCATCCCCCTCACCCTCGCCATCATCGAGGGCCTCCTCGTGCGCGTGGGCCAGGGCAACTATGTCATCCCGCTCGCCGCGGTCGAGGAATGCATCGAGCTCTCGCTGGAAGAGGACATCCGCACGCGCGGGCGCAGCATGATCTCGCTGCGCGGACGGCTCGTGCCCTTCCTGCGCCTGCGCGAGGTGTTCCAGACCGGAACGCGGCCCGATCCCTACCAGAAGATCGTCGTCATCGGCACCGGCGGCGAGCGCGTGGGGCTGGTCGTCGACCAGATCATCGGCAGCCACCAGACCGTCATCAAGTCGCTCTCGGGACTGCACCGGCGCCTGCCCAGCTTCTCGGGCGCGACGATCCTGGGCGACGGCGGCGTCGCGCTCATTCTCGACATCGTCCAGCTTGTCGCGCTGGGCCAGCAACAGGAAGAGCGGCTGCGCGCCGCGGGATAA
- a CDS encoding sugar phosphate isomerase/epimerase family protein yields the protein MKTIKGPAIFLAQFLGSEAPFNSLPAIADWAASLGYKGIQVPTSAPAIFDLEKAAASQDYCDETTGMLAEKGIAITELSTHLQGQLVAVHPAYDAQFDGFAATHVRGNPKARQEWAVEQVKLAAVASRRLGLTAHASFSGALAWPYFYAWPQRPAGLVEDAFAELARRWTPILDVFEENGVDIGYELHPGEDLHDGVTFERFLEATGNHARANILYDPSHFVLQQLDYLAFLDIYHARVKCFHVKDAEFRPSGRSGVYGGYQGWTERPGRFRSLGDGQVDFAQIFSKMAQYDFDGWAVLEWECALKHPEVGAAEGAPFIDRHIIRVTEKAFDDFADTGSDRTLNARLMGIGD from the coding sequence ATGAAGACGATAAAGGGCCCCGCCATCTTCCTCGCCCAGTTCCTGGGCAGCGAAGCGCCGTTCAACTCGCTGCCCGCGATTGCCGACTGGGCGGCCTCGCTGGGCTACAAGGGCATCCAGGTGCCCACCAGCGCCCCCGCCATCTTCGACCTCGAGAAAGCTGCCGCAAGCCAGGACTACTGCGACGAGACCACGGGCATGCTGGCCGAGAAGGGCATCGCCATCACCGAGCTCTCGACCCACCTGCAGGGCCAGCTCGTCGCGGTCCATCCGGCCTATGACGCGCAGTTCGACGGCTTTGCCGCCACCCACGTGCGCGGCAATCCCAAGGCGCGTCAGGAGTGGGCCGTCGAACAGGTCAAGCTCGCCGCCGTCGCCTCACGCCGCCTGGGTCTGACCGCACACGCCAGCTTCTCGGGCGCGCTCGCCTGGCCCTACTTCTACGCCTGGCCGCAGCGCCCGGCGGGCCTTGTCGAGGACGCCTTTGCCGAGCTCGCGCGGCGCTGGACACCGATCCTCGACGTGTTCGAGGAGAACGGCGTCGACATCGGCTACGAACTGCATCCGGGCGAGGACCTGCACGACGGTGTCACCTTCGAGAGGTTCCTCGAGGCGACCGGCAACCATGCCCGCGCGAACATCCTCTACGATCCCTCGCACTTCGTGTTGCAGCAGCTCGATTACCTCGCCTTCCTCGACATCTACCACGCGCGGGTGAAGTGCTTCCACGTCAAGGACGCCGAGTTCCGCCCCTCGGGCCGCTCGGGCGTCTACGGCGGCTACCAGGGTTGGACCGAGCGTCCGGGTCGTTTCCGGAGTCTGGGCGACGGGCAGGTCGATTTTGCGCAGATCTTCTCCAAAATGGCGCAGTACGATTTCGACGGCTGGGCCGTGCTCGAATGGGAATGCGCCTTGAAGCACCCCGAAGTCGGCGCCGCCGAAGGCGCGCCCTTCATCGACCGGCACATCATCCGCGTCACCGAAAAGGCCTTCGACGACTTTGCCGACACCGGCTCGGACCGCACCCTCAACGCGCGCCTCATGGGCATCGGCGACTGA
- a CDS encoding methyl-accepting chemotaxis protein encodes MPFTLFSSLDPDHVLDEIARVERAVARGDMSARTEMTYGQGQTRAVLDAVNRLVDTCLQPTEALSREISAMTAEHDRGDIDAVIPAQDFHGEFAVMARHINELVAAHITVKKKAMACVREFSEGNFDARLEQFPGKKAFINETIETLRHNLSGLITEMTHMASEHERGDIDVFVPAEKFAGDFGAMARGINAMVASHIEVKKKAMACVKAISEGDFDAKLEELPGKKAFINRTIDTLSRNLQGLVDEMKHMAEEHERGDIDVFLPVDKFDGDFADVARGINEMVKGHIAVKKKAMACIREFGEGNFDAPLERFPGKKAFINETVETLRSNLRDITAEIQRLILASTAGKLETRGDDRRFVGDFASLIAGINGMLDAILDPIAEGNRVLALVSQGNLLQTVDITCEGDHQRMKDAINALVGNLRQFARDVGEAANKVASGSSQIAGSSQQLSEGATEQAASTEEASASMEEMAANIKQNADNASQTEKIARQSSKDAELSGVAVEKAVGAMRTIAEKISIVQEIARQTDLLALNAAVEAARAGEHGKGFAVVASEVRKLAERSQSAASEIVSVSSDTVKAAAEAGEMLGKLVPDIRRTAELVSEISAACREQDIGASQINDAIQQLDKVTQQNAHASELISSTSDGLAGQAGDLQNSITFFQVGAGEGGARMLRASPAPAPRQAALPQPAPRSAPKAPARSSGPKPGSVQHQQSRAQGFTLDMNMGGPDSDDADFGFAA; translated from the coding sequence ATGCCCTTCACCCTGTTTTCCAGCCTCGATCCGGACCACGTCCTCGACGAGATCGCCCGCGTTGAACGGGCGGTGGCGCGCGGCGACATGTCGGCGCGCACCGAAATGACCTACGGCCAGGGCCAGACCCGTGCCGTGCTCGACGCGGTCAACCGTCTGGTCGACACCTGCCTCCAGCCCACCGAAGCGCTCAGCCGCGAGATCTCGGCGATGACCGCCGAACACGATCGCGGCGACATCGACGCGGTGATCCCGGCCCAGGACTTCCACGGCGAATTCGCGGTCATGGCGCGCCACATCAACGAGCTTGTCGCGGCCCACATCACCGTCAAGAAGAAGGCGATGGCCTGCGTGCGCGAGTTCAGCGAAGGCAATTTCGACGCGCGCCTCGAACAGTTCCCGGGCAAGAAGGCCTTCATCAACGAGACTATCGAGACCCTGCGCCACAACCTCTCCGGCCTCATCACCGAGATGACCCACATGGCGAGCGAACACGAACGCGGCGACATCGACGTCTTCGTTCCGGCCGAGAAGTTCGCGGGCGATTTCGGCGCCATGGCGCGCGGCATCAACGCGATGGTCGCGAGCCATATCGAGGTCAAGAAGAAGGCCATGGCCTGCGTCAAGGCGATCAGCGAGGGCGACTTCGACGCCAAGCTGGAGGAACTTCCCGGCAAGAAGGCCTTCATCAACCGCACCATCGATACCCTCAGCCGCAACCTCCAGGGCCTCGTCGACGAGATGAAGCACATGGCCGAGGAGCACGAGCGCGGCGACATCGACGTCTTCCTCCCGGTCGACAAGTTCGACGGCGACTTCGCCGACGTGGCGCGCGGCATCAACGAGATGGTCAAAGGCCATATCGCGGTCAAGAAGAAGGCCATGGCCTGCATCCGCGAATTCGGCGAAGGCAACTTCGATGCCCCGCTCGAACGCTTCCCGGGCAAGAAGGCCTTCATCAACGAGACGGTCGAGACGCTGCGTTCGAACCTGCGCGACATCACCGCCGAGATCCAGCGCCTGATCCTGGCCTCCACCGCCGGCAAGCTCGAAACCCGCGGCGATGATCGCCGCTTCGTGGGCGATTTCGCCAGCCTCATCGCAGGGATCAACGGCATGCTCGATGCCATCCTTGATCCCATTGCCGAGGGCAACCGCGTGCTGGCGCTGGTGAGCCAGGGCAACCTGCTCCAGACCGTCGATATCACTTGCGAGGGCGATCACCAGCGCATGAAGGACGCCATCAACGCGCTTGTCGGCAACCTGCGCCAGTTTGCCCGCGACGTCGGCGAGGCGGCCAACAAGGTCGCCAGCGGATCGAGCCAGATCGCGGGCAGCTCGCAGCAGCTTTCCGAAGGCGCGACCGAGCAGGCCGCCTCGACCGAAGAAGCCTCCGCCTCGATGGAAGAGATGGCCGCCAACATCAAGCAGAACGCGGACAACGCCTCGCAGACCGAGAAGATCGCCCGCCAGTCCTCCAAGGACGCCGAGCTTTCGGGCGTTGCCGTGGAAAAGGCCGTGGGCGCGATGCGCACGATCGCCGAGAAGATTTCCATCGTCCAGGAAATCGCCCGCCAGACCGACCTCCTTGCCCTCAACGCGGCGGTCGAGGCCGCCCGCGCGGGCGAGCACGGCAAGGGCTTTGCGGTCGTCGCCTCCGAAGTGCGCAAGCTGGCCGAACGCAGCCAGAGCGCAGCCTCCGAGATCGTCTCGGTGTCCTCCGACACGGTCAAGGCCGCGGCCGAGGCGGGCGAGATGCTGGGCAAGCTTGTTCCCGACATCCGCCGCACCGCCGAGCTCGTTTCCGAGATCAGCGCGGCCTGCCGCGAACAGGATATCGGCGCCTCGCAGATCAACGATGCGATCCAGCAGCTCGACAAGGTCACCCAGCAGAACGCCCACGCCTCCGAGCTGATCTCCTCCACCTCGGACGGCCTCGCCGGACAGGCCGGTGATCTGCAGAACTCGATCACCTTCTTCCAGGTCGGCGCCGGCGAGGGTGGGGCGCGCATGCTGCGCGCCAGCCCGGCCCCCGCGCCGCGCCAGGCCGCCCTGCCCCAGCCCGCCCCGCGGTCCGCTCCCAAGGCGCCCGCGCGTTCCTCCGGCCCCAAGCCCGGCAGCGTCCAGCACCAGCAAAGCCGTGCCCAGGGCTTCACCCTCGACATGAACATGGGCGGCCCGGACTCCGACGACGCCGACTTCGGGTTCGCTGCCTGA